In Nocardioides bizhenqiangii, the DNA window CCAGACGCCGACGCCGAGCTGGGGCATCGACCGGATCGACCAGCGCGACCTGCCGCTCAACAACTCCTACACCTACGGGCCGACCGGCAGCGGCGTGAACGCCTACGTGGTGGACACCGGGATCCTGACCACCCACCCGGACTTCGGGGGGCGGGCGTCCCACGGCACCGACACTGTCGACGGCGACGCGAACGCGACCGACTGCAACGGACACGGCACGCACGTGGCCGGCACCGTCGGCGGGTCGGCCTACGGGGTGGCCAAGAGCGCGCGGCTGATCGCGGTGCGCGTCCTGGGCTGCGACGGCTCCGGCAGCACCGCCGGCGTGATCGCCGGGCTCGACTGGGTCGTCGCCCACCACCAGGCAGGCGTTCCTGCCGTGGCGAACATGAGCCTGGGCGGCGCCGCCTCGCTGGCGCTGGACGACGCGGTCCGCCGCGTCATCGCCGACGGCGTGACCATGGCCGTCGCCGCGGGCAACGAGAACACCGACGCCTGCCGCAAGTCACCGGCGCGCACCGCGCAGGCGCTCACGGTCGCCGCCAGCGACCGCAACGACGCCCGCGCGTCGTTCTCCAACAGGGGCAGCTGCGTGGACCTGTTCGCGCCCGGCGTCGACATCACGTCGGCGTGGCTCGCCAACGGGTCGCAGACGATCAGCGGGACGTCGATGGCCGCACCGCACGTGGCCGGCGTGGCTGCGCAGTACCTCACCACCCACCCGGGCGCCTCGCCGAGCGAGGTCTCGGCGGCAGTCCTCGCCCGCACCACCAAGGACAAGATCAGCGGGACCGACCGGACCTGCGTGCTGATCCTGTGCTCGGTCGCCACGCCGAACAACGATCTCCTCGTCAGCTACTGACGCCACCGCGGCGGCGTACGACGCGCCGTGCAGGTCCTCTAGCCTGTGCGCGTGACGTCGTACGCCGCCTACGGGACCAACCTGGACCCTGCCCGGATGGGCGAGCGGTGTCCCCACTCCCCGCTCCAGACGACGGGCTGGCTCACCGGGTGGCGGCTGACCTTCGGCGGTGAGGAGCACGGGTGGGACGGCTCGCTCGCGACCATCGTCCAGGATCCGCTGGAGCAGGTCTTCGTCGCTCTGTACGACCTGAGCCCGCAGGACGAGCCGCTGCTGGACCAGTGGGAGTCGGCTGACTCCGGTCTCTACCGCAAGACGAAGGTCCGGGTCGCGACCCTGACCGGCTCGGTCGTCGCGTGGACCTACGTGCTCGACGCCTACGAGGGCGGGCTGCCCTCGGCGTCGTACCTCGGCGTGCTGGCCGACGCCGCCGAGGCCGCCGACGCACCCGACGACTACGTCGCCGCGCTCCGGCGCCGCCCCTGCCGCTCGACGGGCCTGTAACCCGTCCCGCCCCGGGGTCGTTGAGCAGGGCGTGCCCTCACTGACCCGCCTGCTCGTCACGGCCTCCTGCGGTGCCGCAGCACTCGCAGCGTTCGTCGTACCGACCCCCAGCGCCCCGGCGGAGCCCACCACCGCCAGCGCCTCCACTCCTGCCGACCTCGCTCCCGCGCCGGGCTTCCGCGCGGCCGCACCCGCGGGCCTGCGGGACGTGATGTGGGTCGGCAACAACTGGGACGGCACCGCGAGCATCGTCGACGCGCACTCGTTCAAGGTGCTCAAGCGCGGCGTCAACCTGATCCCGGACAAGAGCCAGGAGCTGAACGCGATCTTCACCAACCCGGTCAAGCTGGCGCTCTTCCTCGCGATCCGGGTCGGCCCGGGCGAGGGCCACGACCAGTACGTCGACGACATGTTCACGACCCCCGACGGTCGCTACCTGGCCGTGTCGCGTCCGAGCTTCGCCGATGTGGTCTGGATCGACATCCGGCGCGCGACCCTCGGCCTCCCCGACCCGATCGTGCGTGAGCAGCAGATGGACGGCTTCCGCACCGACCACATGGGCCTCTCCCCCGACGGCCTGCGGCTCCTGGTGTCGGACTCCACGTCGCGCCAGGTCATCGAGTACGCCATGGTCGACCAGCCGCTGGCCGACGGCACCGAGGCCGAGATGGGCGACCGGCTCCGCACCTTCCCGTCCGGCGAGACCCCGCACGAGAGCAACTACACCAAGAGCGGCGGCCGGATCTTCCACGCCTCGATCGGCCGGGTCTACACGCCCGGCGACGGCACCGAAGCGCTCGACGACCTCTTCGACCCGCTGACGGACCCGGTCAAGGGCGACCGGTGGTTCCAGATCGTGCGCAGCCGCAACTTCAAGATCCTCAAGCGCTGGGAGATCGGCCACGAGCTCGAGGAAGCCGGCTTCCCGCACATGAGCAGCGCCGTCCGGCCGATGGCGATCGCGCCCGGATCCCGCTACGTCTACTTCCAGGTCTCCTTCTTCCACGGCTACGTCAAGTTCGACACCCAGGCGCCCGACCTCAACGGCACGACGGACTACACGCTCCAGGGCCTGCCGGAGCCGACCACCGGCCGGGTGCTCGGCATCGTCAACCTCCAGAACCGGGTCCCGACCATGCCGCGCGACCTCTACGTCAACGACTCCGCCCACCACGGCCTCTCGATCAACCGCCAGGGCACCAAGCTGTGCGTGGCCGGCACGATGGACGACTACGCCGCGCTCGTCGACGTGGGCACCGGCAAGGCGACCTACTACGACGAGGCGACCACCGGCCACGACTACGGCAAGCCCTACTGGACGACGGAGGGTCTCGGCGACACCTGCTGGATCTCGTTGAGCGAGAGCGACTCGGTCGCGGTGCTCGACACGAACACCGGCGAGGAGCTCGCGTTCCGCGCGGTCGGCAACCACCCGCAGCGGGTGCGACACGGCTACGTCAGGGAGGCGCTCGCCAGTCAGTGGTGAGCAGTTAACCTCCTCCTCGTGACCGACGAGCCCTCGCCGTACGACCTCGCCCAGCAGGCCGCCGCCCGCATCGCCGACCTCACCGGCGTCGCCCGGCACGACATCGCGCTGGTGCTCGGCTCCGGGTGGCTCCCGGCCGCCGAGATGCTCGGCGAGACCACCGCCGAGATCGACGCGACCGAGGTGCCCGGGTTCGCCAAGGCCGCCGTCGCGGGCCACTCCGGGAAGATCCGCTCGGTCACCCTGCCGAGCGAGGACGGCGACCGCCGGCTGCTGGTCTTCCTGAGCCGGACGCACTACTACGAGGGTCGCGGTGTCGGCCCGGTCGTCCACGGCGTGCGTACGGCGGCCGCGGCCGGGTGTCGCGCGATCGTGCTGACCAACGGGTGCGGCGGGCTCAAGGAGCACTGGACGCCCGGCACGCCGGTGCTGATCAGCGACCACATCAACCTGACCGGCCAGTCGCCCATCGTGGGCGCGACCTTCGTCGACCTCACCGACCTCTACTCGGCGCGGCTGCGGGAGATCTGCCAGGAGATCGAGCCCTCGCTCGACGAGGGTGTCTACGTGCAGTTCCCCGGGCCGCACTACGAGACCCCGGCCGAGATCGGGATGGTGCGCGCGATCGGCGGCCACCTGGCCGGCATGAGCACCACCCTCGAGGCGATCGCGGCCCGGGAGGCGGGGATGGAGGTCCTCGGCATCAGCCTGGTGACCAACCTCGCCGCCGGGATGAGCGGCGAGCCGCTCGACCACGCCGAGGTGCTCGAGGCCGGGCGCGCGGCCGCCACCCGGATGGGCGAGCTGCTCACCCGGGTCGTGCCGCGGATCTGACCTCAGGCGCCGGCGGAGACGAACCGCCGGCCGACCCGCTCGAGGAGGTCCGCCAGCTCCGCGGGCCCCTCGACGGTGAACGGGCAGTCGAGGTTGGCGAGGATCATCACCGGCCAGTCGAGGGTGTCGGTGTTGAGCAGCATCCGGCACTCGGTGTCGGAGATCGGCTCGACCGAGCCCCAGCGGCCCATCAGCGCCTCGACCTCGTCGGCGGAAGCGGCCAGCCGGACCCGCACCTGGTGTCGCTGCGGTTGCGACCGCAGCCCGTCGCGGACGAACCCGACGGCGTCGCCGCCCGGTAGTGCCCGTGGCCGGAACCGCTGCCCGGTCAGCATCGGCGCGCCGTCGACCCGGTCGATCCGGAACGACCGCCAGTCCTGCCGGTCGCGGTCGTAGGCGACGAGGTACCACCGGCGGCCGAGGTTGACCAGCCGGTGCGGCTCCACCCGCCGGCCGGTCGCGGTGCCGTCGGCGGCCGTGTAGTCGAAGGTCACCGCCTCGTCGTCGCGGCACGCCTGGGCGAAGGTGGTCAGGACGCCGGCATCGAGGACCGGTCCGCCCGACCACGGCGTACCGTCCGTCTGCGTCTTGAGCGCGTCCATCCGGCGACGCAGCCGCGGGGGCATCAGCGCGATCACCTTGGTCAGCGCCTGGACCGACGTCTCCTCGATCCCGCCGACGTGACCGCCGGCCGTGGACCGCAGGCCGACGGCGATCGCCACGGCCTCGTCGTCCTCGAGGAGCAGCGGTGGGAGGTTCGACCCGGCCCGCAGCTGGTAGCCGCCGGCGACCCCGCGGACCGCCTCGACGTCGTACCCGAGGTCGCGGAGCCGGTCGACGTCGCGCCGCAGCGTGCGGGGGCTCACCTCGAGTCGGTCGGACAGCTCTCCTCCGGACCAGAACCGGTGGGTCTGCAACAGGGACAACAGCCGCAGCATGCGGGCACTCGTGCTCATGTTTTCCACCTTGAATCTGATTGCGGTCAATAACTGACCGCATTGATTCCTAGCGTAGTGGTCATGACCCACCACAACGAGATGCACACCAGGGGGCCGGTGATCCGCACCGTCGGGCTCACCCGCCACTACACGCGCAACAAGCAGACGATCGAGGCCGTCCGCGGGCTCGACCTGGAGATCGCGCCCGGCGAGCTGGTCGCTTTCCTCGGTCCGAACGGCGCCGGCAAGTCGACGACGCTCCGGATGCTGACCACGCTGATCGCTCCGACGGCGGGGACGGCGGAGGTCGCCGGCTTCGACGTCATCCGCGACCGGGCCGCGGTCCGGCGCTCGATCGGGTACGTCGGTCAGGGCAACGCCGCCGGCCACCAGTACCGCGGGCGCGACGAGCTCATCAGCCAGGCCCGCGCCCACGGCCTGTCCCGCGGCGACGCGCGGGCCCGGAGCGAGGAGCTGCTCGAGGCGTTCGACCTCACCGAGCACGCCGACCGGCCGGTCTCGCAGCTGTCGGGCGGCCAGCGTCGCCGGCTCGACGTGGCCATCGGCCTGGTCCAGGAGCCGGCGATCCTCTTCCTCGACGAGCCGTCGACCGGGCTCGACCCCCAGAACCGGGTGAACCTGCAAGAGCAGGTACGGCGGCTCAACGCCGAGCTCGGCACCACGATCGTGCTCACCACCCACTACCTCGAGGAGGCCGACGCGCTCGCCGGTCGCGTGATCGTCATCGACCACGGACGGGTGATCGCGGACGACACCGCCGCAGCGCTGAAGTCCGCGCTCGGGGACCTGGTGTCCCTGGACTTCGGCTCCGCCGGCGACGCCATGGCCGGCGCCGCTGGCGCCGACCGGATCCCCGGCGCGCACGTCACGGTCGACGGCAGCAACGTCAGCGTCCGCGCGCCGTTCGGAAGGGACGCGGCTCCCGGCCTGGTCGCCGACCTCGCGGCCGCGGGGACCCCCGTCACCCGGATGGAGGTCGTCGGACCGACGCTCGACGACGTCTTCCTCAACCTCACCGGTCGCAGCCTGCGTGAGTCCGACGACACCACCGACACCAGCGACGCCGTCGACGCCGCCGGCGAGCACGAAGGAGAAGCAGCATGACCATCGAGATCACCCAGGTCCGCGAGCCGGTTTCGACGGCCGTCGTCCGCCGTACCGCCGTCGCGTCCGCGCCCGTCGGGATCCTGGCCGACATCCGCAACGTGTTCGTCCGCGAGCTGATGCCGGTGCTCCGCAACCCGGCCTCGGTCCTGTTCGCGATGGTCCAGCCGCTCGTGTTCCTCGCCCTGTTCGCGCCACTGCTCCCGGAGACCCCGACCGGCTCGGCACTGCAGTGGTTCGTGCCGGGGATCGTGTCGATGACGGCGCTGATGAGCGCGTCGTTCACCGGCGCCAACCTCAGCGAGGAGATCGTGAGCGGATCGTTCGAGCGCCTGCTCGTGTCGCCGGCACGACGCTCGGCGCTGATGATCGGAAAGTCGCTGCGGGAGATGGTGCCGCTCGTCCTGCAGACCCTGGTGATCGTGGTCGCGGTGGCGCCGTTCGCCTTCGACGTGCACGTCATCGGGATCGTCAGCGGCATCCTGGTGCTGGTCCCGTTCAGCGTGGGCCTCGGCGCGCTCAGCCTCGCCCTCGCGGTGGCGGCCAAGGACCAGGCGTGGGTGTTCTGGACCGTGCAGCAGACGGCGATCTTCCCGCTGCTCCTGCTCGCCGGCGTCCTGCTCCCCCTGGACGGCGCGCCGGGCTGGCTGCAGACCGCCGCCGATCTCAACCCGCTGCGCTACATCGTCGACGCCGAGCGGGCGCTCTTCGCCGGCGACTACCCGATGGACACGATCGCCTCAGGCGTCGTCGGCTCGATGGTCGTCGGAGTCCTCGGGCTGTGGGTCGGTGTGCGGGCGATGAACCGCGCCAGCTGAACCGCCCTGTCGAACGCCGAGCCGGCTCTTGTGACCAAGAGCCGGCTCGGCGTTCAGCGCGGTTGGGGCAGCCGGCCGAACACGCGGTTGCAACCGCTGCCGGCACAACGCGACAGCACCCTGGTGCGGTGGGTCAGCGCCCGCCGGATCGCGCGGTAGTCGCGGTCCCAGAAGCGGTTGTGCAGGGCGTACGGGTCGCGCCGGCGGTCGAAGAGGATGCCGGTGCCGGGCTTGCCGGCCCGGTGGCCGAACAGGTAGCGGGTGGTCGTGACCCCTCGGTAGTCCCAGCCCGGGGTGTCGTCGGGGCGCCGGTCGCCGGTCTGCACCAGGATCGTGTCGCGCGCCGGTCGACGGTCGTCGTCGCGGAGCCGGTCGATGCTGACGCCGTCGAGCCGGCGTCCCGGCGTCGCGCCGGCCCAGTCGACGATCGACGCGACCAGGTCGACCAGGCTGACCGGGGTCTGGTCGACGGTGCCAGGAGCGAAGCCCGGGCCCCGGACCACCAGCGGGACGTCGAGGACCTCGTCGAAGAGGAAGTTCTTGGAGGAGAGCCGGTGCTCGCCGAGCGCGTAGCCGTTGTCGGACGTGAAGACGATGTAGGTGTTGGCGAGTTCGCCGAGGCGGTCCAGCCTGGCCACGGTCGCCGCGACCGCGTCGTCCACCGACCGCAGCGACCGCACCCGCGCGTGGAAGAGGGCCGCGACCCGGGCCCGGCTGACCTTCGGCATCCGCAGTCCGCGCGGCAGGTCGCCGATCCGCTGCTCGTTGAAGGAAGGAGCGCCGAAGGAGGTCGGTCTCACCCCGCGGTACGCGTCGTCGTACTTGCGCTGCCACCGCGGCAGGTACGGCCGGGTGAGGGCCACGTGCGGCGCCACGTGGTTGATCACGGTGAAGAACGGTGCGCGGCCGACGGCGAACATGCGGAAGGCGTCGTCCGTCCGCTCGGTCATGGTGTCCGTGACGTACTCGTTGCGGACCCGGTCGCCGTTGAAGAAACGGCCCCACCGGTAGGAGTAGATCCCGCCCATCTGGGCGTCCCAGAGCGTCCAGCCGGCCGGCTTCTGCCGCGGGCGCAGTCGCTCGTAGCCGTTGAGGAACTTGCCGTGGTACGACGTCCGGTAGCCCGCCGCCTGGAGCCACCTGCCGATGTTGTTGTCGGGGTTGCGCAGTCGCTTTGCTCCTCCCCAGCGGCCGGTGTTGTGCCGGACGCCGTTGTTCTGCCCGTACTGCCCGGTGACCAGCTCCGCCCGCGCCGGGCAGCACATCGGGTGCGGCGAGATCGCGTTGCTGAACCGGACACCCTGGTTGACCAGCAGCCGCCGCGTCTTGGGGAGGAAGCGCAGCTCGTCGGCCCGCATGTCGTCGGTGAGGATCACCACGACGTTGGGGCGACCCGCGCGGTTCATCTCGGTCGGGGCCGACGAGCTCGGATCGCGGACGACGGCGGGCGCGCTCGTCAGCACCGCCACGGTCGCCAGCAGCACGGCGACGAACGCTCCCCTGGTCCCACTCACGCGCCGAAAACTAGCCGAGGCGCCCAGCCGCTCCGACGGGTGCCCGGAAGTCGCTGCCACACTGCAACGAGTCGGCGGTCACGCATCCTGCCGCGCGAGCCGGCGGCGCAGGCCGTCCTCGCAGCCGCGCATCATCCGGTGGTGGTTCCAGCGCAGCAGCGGGCGGGCGACGTACGACGCTGCCGCGAGCGCGCCGGTCACCGAGACCTCCTGGGTGAAGTCGGTCCGGGTGCCGCCGCCGGTCGGGACCAGTGTCCAGCGCACCCACCCGGCGAGGTCGCCGCTGACGGCGACCTCGAGCACCGGCGCCTCCCGGGAGACCGCGTCCAGGACCAGGTCGAGGGTGTAGGGCAGCGCCGACCGGACCAGCACCCGCGCGGTGTCCGGGCCGAGCTTCGCGACCGCCCGCACCTGCGGCCACCACTCCGGGTAGTGCTCGAGGTCGAGCACCGTCTCGGCGACGTCGGGGACCTGGGCCGCGGTCACCCACGACGCGCTGAAGGAGTACGACGCCTGCACGCGCCCATCATGCCGGGCGCGCCTCAGCAGTCGCCGCCGAAGCTGCCCTTGTTCAGGCCGGGTGCCCGCGGGTGGCGGACACCCTTGGCGAGGTCGTAGTTGCGGAGCCAGTCGACGAGCACGCACGACTTCCTCATCTCCTTGGCGCCCGCCCCGACCATGCGCATCCGGACGGTCATCGGGATCTTCGGGATCGCGGCTGCCGCGCCGAGCGACGCCACCACCCTGCCGTTGATGAACCAGCTGATCTTGCGCCCGGTGACCTGCACGGCGTAGAGCCGGCCCTCGGTCGCTCCGCGGCGGTAGCCGGTGAGGGTCTTGCTCCACCGCGTGGTGCCGGCATTGGCGCCGATCTGGACGCTGGTGCCCCCGACCGGGGCGCGGGCGATGGTGATGTTGTGGCGACCGCAGTCGTACGCGGCGGGGTCGGCGGGGATCAGCTCGAGGACGAAGGCGTAAGGACTGCCGCCGGGTGCGTCCCCGAACTGCGGCTGGTTGTACATCCGGACCCGCTCCCGGAGCTCCCAGCGGCCGAGCCGGGCCGGCTTGCCCTCGAGTGTCAGGGTCGTGGTGCCGAAGTCCGGGGTCACGGTGTTGCGGATCACCTCGCCGCTGTGGAACTCGATCCCGCCGCCGTACTTGACCGCCCGGCCGGTGCCGGTCGACTGGTCGATCCACCGGCCGCCGCGGATGTTCGCGCCCCGGTAGGGTCCGTCGGAGAGGGACTCCCCGAACTCCCAGGCGAAGTCCCACTGCATCGTGCGCCACCCGTACCGCTGCGCGGCGGAGGGTCCGTCGCCCGCCCGGGCAGAGGTCAACGGGGCCTCGGCCGTGCCCGGCGCGAGGGTGGCCGGACCGACCACGAGCGCGGTCGCGAGCGTGGCGAGGCGGAGCGTGAATCCGGTCCTGCTCATCACTGCTCACCTCGCTTCGGGTCCGGGGTCCTGACCGACTCGTCGGTCGAGAGCCGGGTGTACACCCCGTCCGCGCTCCTGGTGTAGACCGCGTAGTTGTAGCTGGCGCTCGGGTTGATCTGGTGGTCGTCGAGATAGGTCTTCGCCTCGCCGTCGATGGTCGCGATGACGTGCGACGGGTTCGAGGCGTTCGGGTCGCCGAAGCTCGTGCGCGCGATGACGATCCGGCGGCGCTCGGGGTCGGCCGGGAGGTTCCAGCTCAACCGGATCGAGGACGTCGTGACGTCAGTAGCCACCAGGCCCGTCACCGGGTCCGGCCGGCGGACGACCTCGACGTGGAACGGCAGCGACGGGAACCAGCCGATGTCGTCGCCGCCCTGCGTCCAGTCGCCCAGCACCGTCCGGTAGACGCCGCTGTCGTCCAGGACGGGCGACCGGTTCGAGAACGCGGCCAGCCCTTCCGGGCCGAGCTGCCCCTGGGCGACGAACGTCCACTCGTGCGTGCTCTCGTCGCGCTGCTGGAGCTCGACCCGGCGCCCGGCCAGTGCCGGCCGCTTCGGTCCGCTGGGGACGCGGACGGTGTCGATCCTGAGGTCGTAGGCCTCGCCCACGACGGCGAACCCGCGCGGCAGCGGCACGTCGGCCGGAGCCAGCTCGTCGAGGAAGACGTCGGCGTCCTGGTGGACGGTCTTGAACTGGTGAGCGTCCGTGTCCGCCTGTCGGCTGTGCAGGCGGACGTAGACGGCGTTCATCGCAGGGGCAGGGAACATGAAGTCGAACTCGCCGTTCGCCTGCGTCAGGATGCTGAACGGCCTCCCGTCCCTCGGGTCGACGACCTCGGACCAGATGCACGTCGGGCAACCCCGCCGCTGGAGGAAGATCCGCTGCTCCCCGTTGCCCATGTCGCCGTGGAACCGGACCGACTGCCCGCCGTACGTGTTGCCGCCAGGGGTGACGGTCAGGGAGCCGAGCCGGGCCGCGCCGGTGCTCGACGGCATCGCGAACAGGGCGACGACCACGGCGGTCACCGGCGCCCAGCAGAGGAGCTTCGCCAGCACCCCACCTCGTCGCTCCCTGCGCATTGTCACATCCGATAATGTACGTTCTCGAGCCGGATGCCGCCCGCATTCGACGGAACCGGGCAGGTGCGACGGCACCCGGGGAACCCGGTCCGCTGCCGGGACCGCGACCGCGCCACGGTGGCGCTACCGTGCCGCCATGACCACGCCCGACGTCGACGTCCTCGTCACCCGCGCCCGCGCCTGGCTCGCGGAGGACCCCGACGAGCAGACCCGGGCGCACCTGGCTGAGCTCGTCGCGCAGGTCGAGGACGGCGCGCCGGCGGCCGCCGTCGCCGACCTCGCCGACCGGTTCCGCGGCACTCTCGAGTTCGGCACCGCGGGGCTGCGCGGTGCGCTCGGCGCCGGCCCGAACCGGATGAACCGGGTGGTGGTGATGCGGGCCGCGGCCGGGCTCGCGTCGTACCTCCGCGAGCAGGGTGCGGCCGCAGGCAGCACCGTGGTGATCGGGTACGACGCCCGGCACAAGTCGGACGTGTTTGCCCGGGACACCGGCGAGGTGATGAGCGGTGCCGGGCTGACCCCGCTGCTGCTCCCCCGCCCGCTGCCCACGCCGCTGCTCGCCTTCGCGATCCGCGAGCTCGGCGCCGTCGCGGGCGTGATGGTCACCGCGAGCCACAACCCGCCGCAGGACAACGGCTACAAGGTCTACCTCGGCGACGGCAGCCAGATCGTGCCGCCGGCCGACGCCGAGATCGCGGCCCGGATCGCGGCGGTCGGCGCTCTGGCCTCGGTGCCGCTGGTGCCGATCGGCGAGACCGGTGGCCGGGTGCTGGGCGAGGACATCATCGACTCCTACCTCGACACGGTCGCCGGCCTCGCCGCCGACGGTCCCCGCGACCTCGAGGTCGTCTACACCCCGTTGCACGGGGTGGGCGGCACCTCGGTCGTGCAGGTGCTCGAGACGGCCGGCTTCTCCTCGCCACAGGTGGTGGAGGCGCAGGAGCAGCCCGACGCGGACTTCCCGACCGTCGCCTTCCCCAACCCGGAGGAGCCCGGGGCGATGGACCTGGCCATCGCGCTCGCGGAGCGATCGGATGCCGACATCGTCGTGGCCAACGACCCCGACGCCGACCGGTGCGCGGCCGCGGTCCCCGGCCCCGACGGCTGGCGGATGCTGCGCGGCGACGAGGTCGGCGCCCTGCTGGCGTCCCACCTGCTGCAGCGCGGCAAGCGCGGCACCTACGCGACCTCGATCGTGTCGTCCTCGCTGCTCGGCAAGCTGGCAGCCGCCGCCGGCCAGGAGTACGTCGAGACCCTCACCGGGTTCAAGTGGATCGGCCGCCTCCCGAACCTCGCGTTCGGCTACGAGGAGGCGCTCGGCTACTGCGTCGACCCCGAGCACGTGGCCGACAAGGACGGCGTCTCCGCGCTGCTCCTGCTCTGCGAGGTCGCCGCCGAGGCGAAGGCCGCCGGCCGCGGGCTGCCGGACCTGCTCGACGACATCGCGGTCGAGCACGGCCTCCACGCGACCGACCAGGTCTCCGTGCGGGTGAGCGACCTCGGCGAGATCACCGCCGCGATGGCCCGGCTGCGGGATGCGCCACCGACCGCGCTCGGCGGGCTCGCGGTCCTGGAGGCCGAGGACCTGAGCGTCGGCTCCGCTGCGCT includes these proteins:
- a CDS encoding phospho-sugar mutase produces the protein MTTPDVDVLVTRARAWLAEDPDEQTRAHLAELVAQVEDGAPAAAVADLADRFRGTLEFGTAGLRGALGAGPNRMNRVVVMRAAAGLASYLREQGAAAGSTVVIGYDARHKSDVFARDTGEVMSGAGLTPLLLPRPLPTPLLAFAIRELGAVAGVMVTASHNPPQDNGYKVYLGDGSQIVPPADAEIAARIAAVGALASVPLVPIGETGGRVLGEDIIDSYLDTVAGLAADGPRDLEVVYTPLHGVGGTSVVQVLETAGFSSPQVVEAQEQPDADFPTVAFPNPEEPGAMDLAIALAERSDADIVVANDPDADRCAAAVPGPDGWRMLRGDEVGALLASHLLQRGKRGTYATSIVSSSLLGKLAAAAGQEYVETLTGFKWIGRLPNLAFGYEEALGYCVDPEHVADKDGVSALLLLCEVAAEAKAAGRGLPDLLDDIAVEHGLHATDQVSVRVSDLGEITAAMARLRDAPPTALGGLAVLEAEDLSVGSAALPPTDGLRYRLADGARVIVRPSGTEPKLKCYLEVVVPVTDGDVDAARAAAAETLAAMKTDFAATAGI